The Setaria italica strain Yugu1 chromosome IX, Setaria_italica_v2.0, whole genome shotgun sequence genome has a window encoding:
- the LOC101785522 gene encoding benzyl alcohol O-benzoyltransferase, protein MAGLTAALKFTVRRRPAELVAPAAPTPRELKLLSDIDDQEFVRLHVPAILLYRRNEAMVGRDPVQVIRDAVARALVHYYPLAGRLREVDGGKLAVDCTGEGVLFIEADADVRLEHLGEPLLPPFPCLQELLFDVPGSSAIVDAPLMLFQVTRLACGGFVLALRVNHTMADGLGMVQFGAALAELARGALAPTVRPVWDRELMMARDPPLPSFAHREYDEAQGTDDTVTSLDDLAHRCLFFTPRDVAALRDLLDPPQLRGSATTFDVLAGCLWKCRTVALAPDANAEMRMICVVNVRGIRTPRGGGGIPRGYYGNAAVGAVAVSTAGALCANPLGYAIELVKKAKEEVDMEYIRSVADLVVLRGRPPVSFVRTYMVSDVRKAPAARLDFGWGRPVYGGPAEVGGDLAWVVSYFVSVTDARGEEGIAVPVCLPRSAMERFAEEMGKLLQRPLVDVAVRRQPRSAL, encoded by the coding sequence ATGGCGGGCTTGACGGCGGCGTTGAAGTTCACCGTGCGCAGGCGACCGGCAGAGCTGGTGGCACCGGCAGCCCCAACGCCACGTGAGCTGAAGCTCCTCTCCGACATCGATGACCAGGAGTTTGTACGTCTCCACGTCCCCGCCATCCTGCTCTACCGGCGCAACGAGGCCATGGTCGGCCGGGACCCCGTGCAGGTCATCCGGGACGCTGTCGCGAGGGCGCTGGTGCACTACTACCCGCTCGCCGGGCGGCTCAGGGAGGTGGACGGGGGCAAGCTCGCCGTCGACTGCACCGGCGAGGGAGTGCTGTTCATcgaggccgacgccgacgtccgCCTCGAGCACTTGGGTGAACCTCTGCTGCCGCCCTTCCCGTGCCTCCAGGAGCTCCTGTTCGACGTCCCCGGCTCGTCCGCCATCGTCGACGCGCCCCTCATGCTCTTCCAGGTGACGCGGCTTGCATGTGGAGGCTTTGTCCTGGCCCTCCGGGTGAACCACACGATGGCGGACGGGCTGGGGATGGTGCAGTTCGGCGCCGCCTTGGCGGAGCTAGCGCGGGGCGCCCTGGCGCCGACGGTGCGGCCGGTGTGGGACCGCGAGCTGATGATGGCGCGCGACCCGCCGCTTCCGAGCTTCGCCCACCGCGAGTACGACGAGGCGCAGGGCACCGACGACACCGTCACGTCGCTCGACGACCTGGCGCACCGCTGCTTGTTCTTCACGCCCCGCGACGTGGCCGCGCTCCGGGACCTCCTCGACCCGCCGCAGCTGCGCGGGAGCGCGACCACGTTCGACGTCCTGGCAGGGTGCCTGTGGAAGTGCCGCACGGTGGCGCTGGCCCCTGATGCCAACGCGGAGATGCGGATGATATGCGTCGTCAACGTCCGTGGCATCAGGACgccgaggggcggcggcggcatccccAGGGGCTACTACGGCAACGCGGCCGTTGGCGCGGTCGCCGTCTCGACGGCCGGCGCTCTCTGCGCCAACCCTCTCGGCTACGCGATCGAGCTGGTGAAGAAGGCCAAGGAGGAGGTGGACATGGAGTACATACGGTCGGTTGCGGATCTCGTTGTGCTACGGGGGCGGCCGCCCGTGTCGTTCGTGCGCACGTACATGGTGTCAGACGTGAGGAAagccccggccgcgcgcctGGATTTTGGGTGGGGCAGGCCGGTGTACGGCGGCCCGGCGGAGGTCGGCGGTGACCTCGCCTGGGTTGTCAGCTACTTCGTGTCGGTTACGGACGCTAGAGGCGAGGAAGGCATCGCTGTGCCGGTGTGCCTGCCCCGATCCGCCATGGAGAGGTTCGCCGAGGAGATGGGCAAGCTGCTCCAGCGCCCGCTCGTCGACGTCGCCGTGAGGCGGCAGCCCAGGTCCGCGCTCTGA